The genomic stretch CGTCTTTTATCATATTATAGACGCGTGAGTGCGCCGACTGCGCGTATTCGGGATGTTCTTTCAACAACTCCAAATATTCAGCAAACGTTCCTTCCCAGGATAAGCGGTTTTCCTCTTCCCGGTAACGTCTGATCTGATCAAGAATATCCATGATTTCCCCCTCTTTGGATAATGTAATACATCGTATGCAGTCCGGCTTCGATGATGAACGCGCCCGAAAAGATCGTCCGAAAAAAAACGAAAAGGTTCACATCGCGGGGAAAATTCGCTATAATGTAGGCAGACTGGACGCCGAATACGGTTGGCGTCGGCGGGATACGATAACTTTTACATAGGTCATCTGAGGAGGGAATCCCATGCAGTTTCTCGGCATTTTATTGGTGACGCTCATGTTTTTGGCCGCCATCTTCACGGCCGGCTATGAAGATCGTCCGAACAAAAACCATTAAAACGAAAAAAACACGACCTCCGTGCTCGAGGCCGTGTTTTTTTATTGCAGATTCGGGAAGTTTTGCTGGCGCAGTGCTTCGTAAACGAGAATCGCCGCCGTGTTGGACAAGTTGAGCGAACGAACCGCATCCGTCATTGGAATCCGCAAACAGCGGTCGGCATGCTGCTCCTTAATCGAATCGGGCAAACCAGACGTCTCACGCCCGAAAACGAAGAAATGGTCTTCGTCCGGATTGCTGTAATCCATCTTCGTATGCGGAATTGTGCCGAATTTCGTCAAAAAATAAAATTCGCCTTCCGAGTATTGATGAAACAAATGATCAAGCGAATCATAATAGCGGATGTCGACGTACTTCCAGTAATCAAGTCCTGCCCGCTTCAGCATTTTGTCGTCAGTAGAGAATCCAAGCGGACGTATCAAATGCAGAACGGTGTTCGTCGCCGCGCAAGTTCGCGCAATATTCCCCGTGTTTGCGGGAATCTCAGGCTGGTACAGTACCACATGCAATCCCAAAATCATTCACCTCGGCTGATAAAATCGTCAGTGCCATTATAGCATGAGCCGAACGATCAATCAGTATCGACAATTCGAAAAAACTTGTACTGGATGTTTTCTGTCCATGCCAACGAATCTTCATAGGCCCAATAACGTTTGCGACAGTTGGACGTGTGGGCATTGACGAGCGGCATGCCTTTGGCATCTTGACCGGTAACGATCGTCGTATGGTCCCAGCGCCCGTCTCCTTCGAAATCGTAACAAATGACGTCTCCTGGGATGAGTTGATCGGCCGAAGCCATTTCTTTCGCACGCAACCCGACTGTTGAAGCAGGTAAGTACCAGCGAAGCGAATGCGCAACCGCCCAACTGTAACTCCAGGACTTGCCGGAATACCACCAACCCTCGGACGGATTCGAAAACCCTCTCATCGGCGCGCCGCCGGCATGCAAACATTGCGACACGTAATTCGTACAATCAACGTCGAAAGCTTTATATTGCGGATTATGACCGTTCCACCAACGATCGGCGTATCTTACCGCCTGCAACCGTTCGTAGTGAAACTTAAGTTTTCTACCGTGGCGTGTGGTTTCCTCATTTTCTTTCCATTCGAGCGGCTCACGTGAAATCTTTGCCGGTTCGTCCGAAACGAACGCTTTATTTCTGAAAAGAGCCATCCGAGTTTCGATAAGTTCCTCAATATAGAAAGTATTCGCTTGCTTAATCAAATGTTGCGTATGCAATCCGTAAGTCACTTTTCGTTCATCGTCATACAGCTGTTGTCCATAAATTTCACCATCGACAATCGTTTTCACGATTTGCGCCCCGCGGTCTTTCAATTGTTGCTTCTTCCTGCGAATCGCCTGCCGTTCTGCTTCGTACGAAAAAGCGTAGCGCCCCAAGCCTTCGCCAAACCAAAATTTCGCCGTGTCGCGAATATACTCGCGAAATGTGTCTAGCCAGTTCACATGCGTCCCTCCATCGCCTGTTTGTAGTCATCGTATGGCGGGAACGAAAGTTTCATCACATAAAAAAGAGAGCAGTTCCCCGCTCCCGGCTCAAGAAATTTTCGTATGCGCTTTTTCAATGTCCAATAAAAATTGTTTCTTTTCGAGTCCGCCGCCGTAGCCGACGAGCGAACCGTTGCTGCCGATCACCCGGTGGCAAGGCACTAAGATCGGCAATGGATTTTTGTTATTCGCATTCCCGACCGCTCTCACCGCTTTCGCCGCATTCATTGATTGGGCGATTTGTTTATACGTTCTCGTTTCTCCGAACGGAATTTCCCGCAGAGCTTCC from Bacillales bacterium encodes the following:
- a CDS encoding amidase domain-containing protein — protein: MNWLDTFREYIRDTAKFWFGEGLGRYAFSYEAERQAIRRKKQQLKDRGAQIVKTIVDGEIYGQQLYDDERKVTYGLHTQHLIKQANTFYIEELIETRMALFRNKAFVSDEPAKISREPLEWKENEETTRHGRKLKFHYERLQAVRYADRWWNGHNPQYKAFDVDCTNYVSQCLHAGGAPMRGFSNPSEGWWYSGKSWSYSWAVAHSLRWYLPASTVGLRAKEMASADQLIPGDVICYDFEGDGRWDHTTIVTGQDAKGMPLVNAHTSNCRKRYWAYEDSLAWTENIQYKFFRIVDTD
- the trmL gene encoding tRNA (uridine(34)/cytosine(34)/5-carboxymethylaminomethyluridine(34)-2'-O)-methyltransferase TrmL, with the translated sequence MGLHVVLYQPEIPANTGNIARTCAATNTVLHLIRPLGFSTDDKMLKRAGLDYWKYVDIRYYDSLDHLFHQYSEGEFYFLTKFGTIPHTKMDYSNPDEDHFFVFGRETSGLPDSIKEQHADRCLRIPMTDAVRSLNLSNTAAILVYEALRQQNFPNLQ